The Methanomassiliicoccales archaeon genome includes a region encoding these proteins:
- a CDS encoding DUF1616 domain-containing protein — translation MAYLVDNNGILSEFAAVLFIIVPGTAILRLTGRENKLDIWERSILTVLISAVLSFIVIPSGQLILQMDWVTSTVLLLAPLSCVLLLVDYFFKAKVIDNHEGQERNSGILHEFKVISKRERFIVLMAMAVMAIILTASFAMLLNQDEEGFTEFYVLNENGNAYDYPTSVGLGNNTSIIVGIANREGQAVNYTVEIWLVNYTYIDQAVNVTQMYFVDSFSVVLESQEYNVNDPWSAQFEKEIIISPGVSGQYQLFLMLFKNGAEPIPGPSPPNTTTDYSKTEASWRIVMCVNNEINYLNLNLSVPP, via the coding sequence ATGGCATATCTTGTTGATAACAATGGTATCCTTTCTGAGTTCGCAGCCGTCCTATTCATCATCGTTCCTGGGACCGCGATTTTACGTTTAACGGGTCGGGAGAATAAGCTGGATATCTGGGAACGGAGTATCTTGACCGTATTGATTAGTGCGGTACTTTCGTTCATCGTTATTCCATCTGGTCAATTAATTTTGCAGATGGACTGGGTTACCTCAACAGTTCTCCTGCTTGCACCATTGTCCTGCGTATTATTACTGGTCGATTATTTTTTCAAGGCTAAGGTGATTGACAACCACGAAGGTCAGGAGAGAAATTCAGGCATTCTCCATGAGTTCAAGGTAATTTCAAAAAGGGAGCGTTTCATCGTATTGATGGCCATGGCGGTTATGGCGATAATTTTGACGGCATCATTCGCCATGCTCCTCAACCAAGATGAAGAAGGATTCACAGAGTTCTACGTGCTAAATGAGAATGGAAATGCTTATGATTATCCCACCAGCGTGGGGCTTGGAAACAATACATCGATCATTGTTGGTATAGCCAATAGGGAAGGCCAAGCTGTAAATTACACGGTCGAGATATGGCTCGTCAATTATACATATATCGATCAGGCCGTCAACGTCACCCAGATGTATTTCGTCGATTCGTTCTCGGTGGTCCTGGAGAGCCAAGAGTACAATGTAAATGATCCCTGGTCGGCCCAGTTCGAAAAGGAGATTATCATATCACCCGGGGTTTCCGGTCAATATCAGCTATTCCTGATGCTCTTCAAGAATGGCGCCGAACCCATCCCCGGGCCTTCACCTCCGAACACCACCACCGACTACTCCAAGACCGAAGCAAGTTGGAGAATAGTCATGTGCGTCAACAATGAGATAAATTACTTGAATCTGAACTTGAGCGTGCCTCCGTAA
- a CDS encoding glycosyltransferase family 2 protein has translation MSDDRSELIVLIPAYKEELTISMVVTLSLQHASKVIVVDDGSPDRTSELAKLAGAEVIRQEINQGKAAALMVGFQRCRELSPKCVVMIDGDGQMDPALIPNVAAPILAGEADLVIGSRFIGEKDADIPRHRVVGQKILNQVTNVGSKDKITDTQSGYRALSPTALNNMEIDSERYNIESDMIMHLSQIGLRIVEVPITVRYDVPAGHKQKPFRHGYAVLSRIFTIIGYRRPLIVFGIPGAALFILGGTIALATFAEVKVLFGWTLVTQATAAITIFFLGLFLLFDAMILNSLTVLMSNIQNTIGKKNQ, from the coding sequence ATGAGCGACGACCGATCCGAACTGATCGTTCTTATTCCCGCCTACAAGGAAGAACTAACCATCTCGATGGTGGTCACACTATCCTTGCAACATGCGAGCAAGGTCATCGTGGTCGATGACGGCTCACCGGACCGGACCTCCGAATTGGCCAAGTTAGCCGGTGCCGAGGTCATACGTCAGGAGATCAATCAAGGCAAGGCCGCCGCGCTAATGGTCGGTTTCCAGAGGTGCCGTGAGCTTTCCCCCAAATGTGTAGTGATGATCGACGGAGACGGTCAGATGGACCCCGCGCTCATCCCCAACGTGGCCGCCCCTATTTTGGCCGGAGAGGCCGATCTGGTCATTGGGTCCAGGTTCATCGGCGAAAAAGATGCGGACATACCCCGGCACAGAGTGGTCGGGCAAAAGATCCTCAACCAAGTGACCAACGTGGGGTCCAAGGACAAGATCACTGACACCCAGTCTGGCTATCGGGCCTTATCGCCTACCGCTCTGAACAACATGGAGATCGATTCCGAGAGATACAACATCGAATCGGACATGATCATGCACCTCTCTCAAATCGGTTTGAGGATCGTCGAGGTACCGATCACCGTCAGGTATGACGTACCAGCCGGCCATAAACAAAAACCTTTCAGGCACGGATACGCGGTCCTTAGCCGCATATTCACTATCATTGGGTACAGAAGGCCATTGATCGTCTTCGGCATCCCCGGGGCCGCCCTTTTCATATTAGGAGGCACCATTGCTCTCGCCACATTTGCGGAGGTGAAGGTGCTCTTCGGATGGACCCTCGTGACCCAGGCTACCGCCGCCATCACGATATTCTTCTTAGGGCTCTTCCTGTTGTTCGATGCCATGATATTGAACTCCTTGACCGTGTTGATGAGCAATATCCAGAACACAATAGGAAAAAAGAACCAGTAG